One window from the genome of Aneurinibacillus sp. REN35 encodes:
- a CDS encoding M23 family metallopeptidase, with the protein MRNRSRKAPSCRKYDPPDCFAFHDWFFAEYSLGSLFAKEGETSSYVETADDVGKNIFLFGRRFHPIDHVYKQHKGTDMGGRRFSGTAIVAARDGVVLRSGNGGGVTTFYGHMKPGVAQRGKKVRAGQPIGRMGSTGKSTGDYLHFEVRIHGKSMDPLKYY; encoded by the coding sequence TTGAGAAATCGCTCGAGAAAGGCTCCTTCTTGCCGGAAATACGATCCTCCCGATTGCTTCGCTTTTCATGATTGGTTCTTTGCTGAATATTCGTTAGGATCCTTATTTGCAAAGGAAGGGGAGACCTCTTCATATGTAGAGACAGCGGATGACGTGGGGAAGAACATTTTTTTGTTTGGCCGGCGCTTTCATCCAATTGATCACGTGTACAAGCAGCACAAAGGCACCGACATGGGCGGACGCCGCTTTTCCGGCACAGCGATTGTCGCCGCGCGCGATGGTGTGGTCCTTCGCTCAGGGAACGGGGGCGGGGTGACGACCTTTTATGGCCATATGAAGCCAGGGGTTGCCCAGCGGGGCAAAAAGGTGCGTGCTGGCCAGCCGATCGGCCGCATGGGGAGCACAGGAAAATCAACCGGGGATTACCTGCATTTTGAGGTGCGCATCCATGGTAAGTCGATGGATCCACTGAAATATTATTGA
- the istA gene encoding IS21 family transposase, translating into MITRGEFFMLKDITDIARQMGIDRKTARKYIALDVYPRKQRRKKQPSKLDPFKQYLEKRIQEDGVYNCEKLYDEIQERGYTGGKTILKDFVQPFRAERKKRYTVRYETFPGEHMQVDWQEVETILVEGKKRKLYMFAATLGYSRMKYIEFTLSQDQEHVMQCLIHSFYYFGGVPQKVLFDNMKTVTDGREEGVVKWNRRFADFASYYGFIPKACRPYRAQTKGKIERAIQYVERSFYIGTHYDSLQDLNQQAWRWLDRVGNRKPNQTTGISPQERWAEEKLISTAGKLPYDTSYQHFRQVHFDGVYSYKGERRLLPYRFAGERVVIKERLDGLISLYHNGELIESYYRPPKGKSLADQIKKKQQGTAPTPPAVSEIKVAVRPLSDYDSFIGGGTP; encoded by the coding sequence ATGATTACAAGAGGGGAATTTTTCATGCTAAAAGACATTACAGACATTGCTCGTCAAATGGGGATCGATAGAAAGACCGCCCGCAAGTATATAGCACTCGATGTATATCCTCGAAAACAGAGAAGGAAGAAACAGCCTAGCAAACTAGATCCTTTTAAACAATACCTAGAGAAGCGAATACAGGAAGATGGCGTATACAATTGTGAGAAGTTGTACGATGAAATTCAGGAAAGAGGCTATACAGGAGGAAAGACCATTCTCAAAGACTTTGTACAGCCCTTCCGGGCAGAGCGAAAAAAGAGATATACCGTTCGATATGAAACATTTCCAGGTGAACACATGCAAGTAGACTGGCAGGAAGTTGAAACCATTCTGGTAGAGGGGAAAAAGAGAAAACTGTATATGTTTGCGGCAACGCTGGGGTACTCACGAATGAAATATATTGAGTTCACCCTGTCACAGGATCAGGAGCATGTGATGCAGTGTCTGATTCACAGCTTTTATTATTTCGGTGGGGTTCCTCAGAAAGTATTATTCGATAATATGAAAACCGTGACAGATGGTCGAGAAGAAGGCGTGGTGAAATGGAACCGCAGGTTCGCTGACTTTGCCTCATATTATGGATTTATTCCAAAGGCTTGTCGTCCCTATCGAGCTCAGACAAAAGGAAAAATAGAGCGGGCGATTCAATATGTGGAACGAAGCTTTTATATTGGAACGCATTATGACTCCTTACAGGACTTAAACCAACAAGCGTGGCGCTGGCTGGACCGTGTGGGCAATCGTAAACCGAACCAGACAACCGGAATCTCGCCTCAAGAGCGCTGGGCCGAGGAAAAGCTGATCTCTACAGCTGGAAAACTGCCGTATGATACAAGCTATCAACATTTTCGACAGGTTCACTTCGACGGTGTGTATTCATACAAAGGCGAAAGACGTCTTCTTCCTTATCGATTTGCGGGAGAGCGAGTGGTGATCAAGGAGCGATTGGATGGATTGATTTCTCTTTATCATAACGGCGAATTGATTGAATCATATTATCGTCCACCGAAGGGGAAATCGTTGGCTGACCAAATAAAAAAGAAACAGCAAGGGACGGCTCCTACCCCGCCCGCTGTTTCTGAAATAAAAGTGGCAGTTCGCCCTTTGTCCGACTATGATTCATTCATTGGGGGTGGCACCCCGTGA
- a CDS encoding MFS transporter, whose amino-acid sequence MKSKWIVSLLAFAVFLIGTVEYMISGILHLVAADLGITTSTAGMLVTAFALSAALGAPFVIAMTIRVDRKKMLLTMLSIFTVSSFSVYFSPSFEMLLAARVIQGLSGGVATVISMAVATRLVEAQHRGQAIGTILMGLSGALVLGVPAGTFLSEAMGWRALFVLIGLLTFIPMLTVLAKVPSITEQKAVTISMQLAILKEKRIVLALAITLLYIGGYSTLFTYIAPFLQTNAELTAAALSGILLLAGLCSFVGSKFGGWLADTKGAPFTIFVGLSLQAVMLLLLPWTSGLIYTIVPLIMIWMVGTWMTSPAQQLYMVSTVRRSPDIALSVNTSFIQFGFAAGSAIGGLVINRFSIGNLSLAGFAMLLLALLFAARLFASQRISGPAATYEHEGK is encoded by the coding sequence ATGAAATCGAAATGGATCGTGTCTTTACTTGCTTTCGCCGTATTTCTTATTGGAACTGTGGAATACATGATTAGCGGAATTCTCCATCTCGTCGCAGCCGATCTCGGGATTACGACCTCCACGGCAGGTATGCTCGTGACGGCATTCGCCTTGTCTGCCGCGCTTGGCGCCCCCTTTGTCATCGCGATGACGATCCGCGTAGATCGTAAAAAAATGCTGCTGACGATGCTCAGTATTTTTACTGTAAGCAGCTTTTCGGTCTATTTCAGCCCCTCCTTCGAGATGCTGCTGGCGGCGCGCGTAATTCAGGGCCTCAGTGGCGGCGTTGCTACGGTCATTTCGATGGCCGTGGCAACGCGTTTAGTTGAAGCGCAACATCGTGGGCAGGCGATTGGCACGATTTTGATGGGGTTGAGCGGCGCGCTCGTCCTTGGCGTACCTGCAGGTACATTTTTAAGCGAAGCAATGGGCTGGAGAGCGTTATTTGTTTTGATTGGATTGCTCACCTTCATCCCTATGCTAACCGTGCTCGCCAAAGTACCGTCCATAACGGAGCAAAAAGCGGTAACAATCAGCATGCAACTGGCGATTTTGAAAGAAAAAAGAATTGTGCTTGCGCTTGCGATTACATTGCTTTATATCGGTGGATACTCAACGCTGTTTACTTATATCGCCCCCTTTTTACAAACCAATGCTGAACTAACTGCCGCTGCGCTGTCGGGCATTTTGCTTCTTGCGGGTTTGTGCAGCTTTGTTGGCTCCAAATTCGGTGGGTGGCTGGCAGATACGAAGGGTGCGCCGTTCACGATCTTTGTCGGTCTTTCGCTCCAAGCCGTCATGCTGTTGCTGCTTCCTTGGACCAGCGGCTTGATCTATACGATCGTTCCGTTGATTATGATATGGATGGTGGGTACGTGGATGACTTCTCCGGCACAACAATTATACATGGTTTCCACCGTTCGCCGATCCCCGGATATTGCGCTAAGCGTCAACACGTCTTTTATCCAATTCGGTTTCGCTGCCGGATCAGCGATAGGGGGACTTGTCATCAACCGATTCTCCATTGGCAATCTTAGTTTGGCTGGCTTTGCCATGCTCTTGCTGGCGCTCTTGTTTGCTGCCCGATTGTTCGCTTCGCAGCGTATTTCAGGACCAGCGGCGACATACGAACACGAGGGAAAATAG
- a CDS encoding alpha/beta fold hydrolase, giving the protein MDLYYEIHGQGRPVVLLHSGGADSRDWKFVIPFLAKQFKVIVFDGRGAGKSPSPVTPANYVEDLLHLLDDLIIEKAILIGHSIGGQVATDFSLKYPERVSELVLIAPSLSGFCYSPEFNDWMRRIEEAAPDMDKMIALALDAPSYRIVMSGPHKDLMVDMLRHHFIKVAEWGTYESIWPEPPSAERLEEITTKTLFILGDEELPDNRRVAECFRKVPHIRFTRIAGADHMVTLTHPEDLCRHITSFLEE; this is encoded by the coding sequence ATGGATTTATATTATGAGATTCATGGTCAGGGCAGGCCTGTTGTTCTTCTTCATAGTGGCGGTGCAGATAGCAGGGATTGGAAGTTTGTGATTCCCTTCTTAGCTAAACAGTTTAAAGTTATTGTCTTTGATGGACGGGGTGCAGGAAAGTCTCCATCTCCTGTAACTCCAGCCAACTATGTTGAAGATTTGCTGCATCTTCTTGACGATCTTATCATTGAAAAGGCAATCCTTATTGGGCATTCCATAGGTGGTCAGGTCGCAACAGACTTTTCCCTGAAATATCCTGAAAGGGTATCTGAACTTGTACTGATTGCTCCTTCCCTATCGGGTTTTTGCTATTCTCCGGAGTTTAACGATTGGATGCGGAGGATTGAGGAAGCTGCTCCTGATATGGATAAGATGATTGCGCTTGCTCTAGATGCTCCGTCTTATCGGATTGTCATGTCCGGCCCACATAAAGATTTGATGGTTGACATGCTGCGACATCATTTTATAAAGGTGGCAGAATGGGGTACGTATGAATCAATTTGGCCGGAGCCTCCATCTGCTGAAAGGCTGGAAGAAATAACGACAAAGACCCTTTTTATCCTAGGTGACGAAGAGCTTCCTGATAACAGGCGTGTTGCGGAATGCTTCCGTAAGGTCCCGCATATTCGTTTTACTCGGATCGCAGGCGCCGATCATATGGTTACACTAACGCATCCTGAAGATTTGTGCCGCCATATTACTAGTTTTTTGGAGGAATAA
- a CDS encoding GNAT family N-acetyltransferase yields MKLISVKDNPECMDRTIRYFQSKWANEQSMMVYEDCITHCTNPSIPLPQWYLLMENDKIIGCAGLITNDFISRMDLYPWVCALYIEEEYRGNAYGAILLEKAKKGAKEGGFTYLYLCTDHIGYYEKYGFEYIGIGYHPWGDDSRIYRTTV; encoded by the coding sequence GTGAAGCTCATTTCTGTAAAAGATAATCCTGAATGTATGGATAGAACAATTAGATATTTTCAAAGTAAATGGGCAAACGAACAAAGTATGATGGTATATGAGGACTGTATAACCCATTGTACGAACCCCTCTATACCTTTACCACAATGGTATTTGTTGATGGAGAATGATAAAATAATTGGCTGTGCTGGTCTTATTACAAATGATTTTATTAGCCGTATGGACTTGTATCCTTGGGTGTGCGCCTTATATATTGAAGAGGAATACAGAGGAAATGCTTATGGTGCCATTTTATTGGAAAAAGCGAAAAAAGGCGCAAAAGAAGGTGGTTTTACCTATTTATACCTGTGTACAGATCATATTGGTTATTATGAAAAGTATGGATTTGAATATATCGGTATAGGCTATCATCCATGGGGAGATGATTCACGTATCTATCGAACAACTGTATAA
- a CDS encoding GNAT family N-acetyltransferase: MLKVEIRRPRNDDIKELNSLFRIVITDTFIKEGLGEKLNDMNDEVEGKEKYLESDIESNGENRYFLIALDGNKMIGSIEYGPASDLICNCTNNTFKDLIEVGTVFVHPDYQRMGVGNLLLNTMYFTLKSKGIEEFCLDSGYISAQKIWKKKFGEPNYLLKDYWDKGFDHMIWRIRISDITLIENKS, from the coding sequence ATGCTCAAAGTGGAGATACGACGGCCAAGAAATGACGATATAAAAGAGTTGAATTCTCTTTTTAGAATTGTGATTACTGATACTTTTATTAAAGAAGGTTTAGGCGAGAAGTTGAATGATATGAATGATGAAGTCGAAGGTAAGGAAAAGTACTTAGAAAGTGATATTGAAAGCAATGGAGAAAACCGATATTTCTTGATTGCTTTAGATGGTAATAAAATGATTGGTTCAATTGAATATGGCCCAGCAAGTGATCTCATATGTAATTGTACAAACAACACTTTCAAAGATCTAATTGAGGTGGGGACAGTATTTGTTCATCCGGACTATCAGAGAATGGGAGTAGGGAATTTGTTATTGAATACGATGTATTTTACTTTAAAGAGTAAAGGTATAGAGGAGTTTTGTTTAGATAGTGGTTATATAAGTGCACAAAAAATCTGGAAGAAGAAATTTGGAGAACCTAATTATTTGTTAAAGGATTATTGGGACAAAGGATTCGATCATATGATTTGGAGGATCAGGATCAGCGATATTACATTAATTGAGAATAAAAGTTGA
- a CDS encoding VOC family protein yields MGIKLDMVGIVVKDMKEALDFYRVLGLDIPEHVNNDGHVEVEQSGFRLAFDMRETVKDVYGSWEEPVGHRIELAFLCDSREAVDELYNKITAQGYNGYRAPWDAFWGQRYAIIQDPDGNVISLFA; encoded by the coding sequence ATGGGAATTAAATTGGATATGGTCGGTATTGTTGTCAAAGACATGAAGGAGGCGCTGGATTTTTATCGTGTGCTGGGATTGGACATTCCCGAGCACGTTAACAATGACGGACACGTTGAGGTAGAACAGAGCGGTTTTCGGCTCGCCTTTGACATGCGGGAAACGGTTAAAGACGTGTATGGCAGTTGGGAGGAGCCTGTGGGTCATCGTATCGAGCTGGCGTTTCTGTGCGACAGCCGCGAAGCGGTGGACGAGCTGTACAATAAAATAACAGCTCAAGGATATAACGGATATCGAGCACCGTGGGATGCCTTCTGGGGACAGCGCTATGCGATTATTCAAGACCCTGATGGCAATGTAATCAGTTTGTTTGCCTAG
- a CDS encoding DUF6597 domain-containing transcriptional factor translates to MMSGYRPVQSPALQRHLQRPGYSYREYIPSHDLAPYVACYWTVDFHADTGNQLHRIIPDGCIDIIVDRLSPSNWKAAFVEGVMTRFEVLNLSEAQSLFGIRFFSEAAQSFLHDPLSAFMGQHVFLEEIWGMEGVHFVEEILAANTVSEMIEIVERKLKYVLSRNSTPSSPLLYASMQAMYACKGNISTSELAKKLSFSERHIRRTFVQELGVSPKEMLGIIRFQSMLQELYTGLYTGFTDMAIKNGYYDQSHFIKSFKRYYGILPKQVMKTD, encoded by the coding sequence ATGATGAGTGGTTACCGTCCTGTGCAATCACCTGCATTGCAGCGGCATCTGCAGCGTCCCGGTTACAGCTACCGTGAATATATCCCCAGTCATGACTTAGCGCCGTATGTCGCCTGTTATTGGACCGTGGACTTTCATGCTGATACTGGAAATCAACTGCACCGCATCATCCCTGATGGCTGTATCGATATTATCGTAGACCGCCTGTCGCCTTCCAACTGGAAAGCTGCTTTTGTCGAAGGCGTAATGACCCGATTTGAAGTGTTGAATCTTTCTGAAGCTCAGTCCTTGTTTGGCATCCGCTTCTTTTCGGAAGCGGCGCAGTCCTTCTTACACGATCCCCTCTCTGCATTTATGGGACAGCATGTTTTTCTCGAAGAAATCTGGGGAATGGAGGGCGTACACTTCGTTGAGGAGATCTTAGCTGCGAATACAGTCTCAGAAATGATCGAAATCGTCGAGCGTAAACTGAAGTATGTATTATCCCGTAACAGTACGCCTTCTTCTCCCTTGTTATACGCAAGCATGCAGGCGATGTATGCTTGTAAGGGAAATATTTCGACATCAGAGCTGGCAAAAAAGCTTAGCTTCAGCGAGCGGCATATAAGAAGAACGTTTGTCCAAGAATTAGGAGTCAGTCCGAAGGAAATGCTAGGAATCATTCGATTTCAAAGCATGCTGCAGGAACTATACACCGGATTGTATACGGGTTTTACCGACATGGCCATAAAAAACGGCTACTACGATCAATCGCATTTTATTAAGAGTTTTAAGCGTTACTATGGGATACTGCCCAAGCAAGTAATGAAAACGGACTGA
- a CDS encoding IS630 family transposase yields MDENTVLLAQDETHVRSYQALRATWSPKGEQKQILTYGHHAQVTLFGTVDTQTGDTFCMTADSCNAASFLEFLKQVRTKYADKKIIMIIDNARIHRAKLLRPFLKENKQKLYLLFLPPYSPNLNPIEKRWR; encoded by the coding sequence ATGGATGAAAACACCGTATTGCTTGCACAAGACGAGACTCATGTTCGCTCGTATCAAGCCCTTCGAGCTACATGGTCTCCGAAAGGAGAACAAAAGCAAATTCTAACCTATGGCCATCATGCTCAGGTTACTTTATTCGGAACCGTAGACACTCAAACTGGCGACACATTTTGTATGACAGCGGATTCTTGTAATGCCGCCTCTTTTCTGGAATTTTTAAAGCAAGTCAGGACAAAGTATGCCGACAAAAAGATCATCATGATCATTGATAATGCCCGTATTCATCGCGCAAAGCTTCTTCGCCCTTTCCTAAAGGAGAATAAGCAGAAACTCTATTTATTATTCTTGCCACCATATTCACCCAATCTAAATCCAATTGAAAAACGTTGGCGCTAG
- the istB gene encoding IS21-like element helper ATPase IstB, producing MNQIDEYCRILGLPTIAQQWGKLAEQASIDNVPYSSFLRSLLEAEVIEKQERSAQTLMKLAKLSFRKTIDEFDFTAQPTIDERRIRECLTLSFLKNCENLVFLGPPGIGKTHLAVSIGLQAIGAGYKTYFISAHDIVTQLRKADQENNLERKLRTFIKPSLLIIDEMGYMKLETTGAHYLFQVISRRYEKGAIFPRVRMSPLVLKYAAKRTIGQQTRAPARAWQSQPN from the coding sequence GTGAATCAAATCGACGAGTACTGCCGTATCCTAGGCTTACCCACCATCGCGCAACAATGGGGCAAGCTGGCGGAACAAGCTTCTATAGACAATGTACCATACTCTTCTTTTTTGCGCAGCCTCTTAGAGGCAGAAGTCATCGAAAAGCAGGAGCGTAGTGCCCAGACATTGATGAAGCTAGCTAAGTTGTCCTTTCGTAAGACAATAGACGAGTTTGATTTCACAGCACAGCCCACAATTGATGAAAGACGGATTCGAGAGTGTCTGACCTTATCCTTTCTAAAAAACTGTGAGAATCTTGTATTTCTCGGACCGCCGGGTATCGGAAAGACACACCTGGCGGTGTCCATTGGTCTTCAAGCGATTGGTGCTGGATACAAAACGTATTTTATCAGTGCTCACGATATCGTGACACAGCTGCGTAAAGCAGACCAGGAAAACAACCTGGAGCGTAAGCTCCGGACCTTTATCAAGCCTAGCCTCCTCATTATCGATGAAATGGGATATATGAAGCTGGAAACAACGGGAGCTCACTATCTTTTTCAAGTCATTTCGAGACGGTATGAAAAGGGAGCTATTTTCCCTCGTGTTCGTATGTCGCCGCTGGTCCTGAAATACGCTGCGAAGCGAACAATCGGGCAGCAAACAAGAGCGCCAGCAAGAGCATGGCAAAGCCAGCCAAACTAA
- a CDS encoding MerR family transcriptional regulator: MFKISEFSRLSRIPLQTLRYYDQIGILKPAKTDTATGYRYYSAEQLLEINRIIIFKELGFTLQQIAHLLQEEISAEQIRGMLLMKENEIEQQLDRERSKLARVQERMQIVEREGKMDKEQEIVIKHVDAMRLMTFASTGTVEDITQLFHIFEQQLDSLSRASLSGPQTLLWNATGSAEHAFELEAGYAVKTDDLRLPEHLNLRILPAATMATLLLRSDSSFSETACVDLAAWIERNNYCIRSDQPGREIYVPLSGEPGTRLIEIQIPIEGGAEHL; the protein is encoded by the coding sequence ATGTTTAAAATTAGCGAGTTTTCGAGGTTAAGCCGAATTCCACTGCAAACGCTGCGTTACTATGATCAGATCGGAATTTTAAAACCGGCCAAGACCGATACGGCGACCGGATATCGGTACTACTCCGCAGAACAATTGTTGGAGATAAATCGGATCATCATTTTTAAAGAATTAGGGTTTACGTTGCAACAAATCGCTCATCTGCTTCAAGAAGAGATATCGGCGGAACAAATTCGCGGCATGCTCCTGATGAAAGAAAACGAGATCGAACAACAGCTTGATCGCGAACGAAGCAAATTAGCCCGCGTGCAAGAGCGTATGCAGATTGTGGAGCGCGAAGGCAAGATGGATAAAGAACAGGAGATTGTGATCAAGCACGTGGATGCCATGCGCCTGATGACGTTTGCTTCTACCGGGACGGTTGAAGATATTACACAACTCTTCCACATCTTCGAACAACAGCTCGATAGCCTCTCCCGCGCTTCTTTGTCCGGCCCGCAAACCCTGTTATGGAATGCTACTGGCAGTGCGGAGCATGCCTTTGAGCTGGAGGCTGGTTATGCTGTAAAAACGGACGATCTGCGGCTGCCTGAGCATCTCAATCTCCGTATTCTGCCTGCGGCAACGATGGCCACGCTGTTACTCCGTTCAGATTCATCGTTTTCCGAGACCGCATGCGTAGACCTTGCTGCCTGGATCGAGCGTAATAATTACTGTATTCGGAGCGACCAGCCGGGAAGGGAAATTTATGTGCCGCTTTCAGGTGAACCAGGCACTCGCCTCATCGAAATTCAAATCCCGATTGAAGGAGGAGCAGAACATTTATGA
- a CDS encoding helix-turn-helix domain-containing protein, whose protein sequence is MITNIHGFTSEALRKEERGLSDAFFRKRVTAVRLILEGFSTVKAAEILGICRQSVSTYAKMFNRSGLTELLKRDFPPGKQPYLSVEEQIELKRVILESTPEQECIEPVGSWDTRLLQKWIEERFSVTMSRSGITDMLHRLGFRWKRTTYILAKANKEKQQAFVHQLEVIKKT, encoded by the coding sequence TTGATTACAAACATCCATGGATTTACAAGTGAAGCGTTGCGAAAAGAAGAACGAGGTCTTTCTGACGCTTTTTTTCGGAAACGTGTGACGGCAGTTCGGCTGATCCTCGAAGGATTTTCTACGGTAAAAGCTGCAGAGATATTGGGTATTTGTCGCCAATCTGTCTCTACGTATGCCAAAATGTTTAATCGAAGCGGGCTCACGGAACTTCTTAAGCGAGATTTCCCTCCGGGAAAACAACCATATCTCTCAGTAGAAGAACAAATTGAACTCAAAAGAGTGATACTGGAAAGTACACCGGAACAAGAATGCATTGAACCGGTGGGATCTTGGGATACCCGACTACTTCAGAAGTGGATCGAAGAACGTTTTTCTGTTACGATGTCACGTTCCGGTATTACGGATATGCTTCATCGCTTAGGATTTCGTTGGAAACGTACGACCTACATACTAGCGAAAGCAAACAAAGAAAAGCAACAGGCATTTGTTCATCAATTAGAGGTTATAAAAAAAACTTGA
- a CDS encoding MerR family transcriptional regulator: MEKLYSIQEVSQMLGMSKDTLRYYDRIGIVSPPREDNRYRRYSRDDLIDLMNIQIMQYADFSLDEMRGNLGFRKMKNIDSAYCEEAAAFLDAKNAETRKKINHLEKVSQLLNMAAETLRDFNNESDQRLAEFVRELYKDIRGDEPGISKEGCDQHQG, translated from the coding sequence ATGGAAAAACTTTATTCGATACAAGAGGTTTCGCAGATGCTTGGGATGTCTAAGGATACACTTCGGTATTATGACCGGATTGGGATCGTCTCGCCGCCTCGGGAAGACAATCGGTACCGCAGGTATTCAAGGGATGACCTCATAGACTTGATGAATATTCAGATCATGCAGTATGCGGACTTTTCTCTGGACGAAATGAGGGGGAACCTTGGTTTCCGCAAGATGAAAAATATCGACTCCGCTTACTGTGAAGAGGCGGCTGCGTTCCTCGATGCTAAGAACGCAGAAACGCGCAAGAAGATTAACCACTTAGAAAAGGTCAGTCAGCTGCTCAACATGGCAGCCGAAACGTTAAGGGACTTTAATAACGAAAGCGACCAACGACTGGCAGAATTCGTCCGCGAGCTTTACAAGGATATCCGAGGGGATGAACCGGGGATTTCTAAGGAGGGTTGTGATCAACATCAAGGTTAG
- a CDS encoding cupredoxin domain-containing protein yields the protein MKEFSLYILAGMACYFVVVQQLYRQRAAVPRMTAMMMTMCLSMGCGVLFGYFLTIAVGGDFFTSTLLGALVGGILGAIPGVFLGLLSLLEGFFTGLMSGMMGAMVALMISTSQQLYLLHFFFILFLITLSLVMYVVAQQVTTRPLPLLFSLIRHPFYPALILLVGWMTLPVYAEMKDSSVQSIQIHASEFAYTPNNITAKKNKPITLILKNEGRQEHDLEIAAIKTTPLTNIHKASHQHDKKNNPIHLHTKPGEQTSTTFIPETSGIYQWICTLPGHKEAGMYGTFVVEDHNE from the coding sequence ATGAAAGAATTTTCCCTCTATATACTAGCCGGCATGGCCTGTTACTTTGTTGTCGTTCAGCAGCTTTACAGACAAAGAGCAGCGGTGCCTAGAATGACTGCAATGATGATGACCATGTGCTTGTCTATGGGATGCGGGGTTCTATTCGGATACTTTTTAACAATAGCCGTAGGAGGAGATTTTTTCACTTCCACCCTTCTCGGGGCTCTTGTCGGTGGGATACTTGGGGCTATTCCTGGAGTCTTCTTAGGACTGCTCAGCCTACTCGAAGGCTTTTTTACAGGGCTGATGAGCGGAATGATGGGTGCTATGGTAGCCCTTATGATTTCAACCTCTCAACAACTGTACCTGCTTCATTTTTTCTTTATCCTTTTTCTGATTACTCTATCGCTTGTTATGTATGTTGTAGCGCAACAAGTAACAACTCGTCCCCTCCCTTTACTTTTTTCTTTGATACGCCATCCTTTCTATCCCGCTCTTATACTGCTTGTGGGATGGATGACCCTTCCTGTTTATGCTGAAATGAAAGACTCTTCCGTCCAATCGATCCAGATCCATGCAAGTGAATTCGCTTATACCCCCAACAATATAACAGCGAAAAAAAATAAGCCTATCACATTGATATTAAAAAATGAAGGACGACAAGAGCACGATTTAGAAATTGCAGCTATAAAAACCACACCTTTAACAAATATACATAAGGCCTCTCACCAGCACGACAAGAAAAATAACCCCATTCATCTCCATACGAAGCCTGGCGAGCAAACAAGCACAACATTTATTCCTGAAACCTCTGGAATTTACCAGTGGATATGTACATTACCCGGGCATAAGGAAGCTGGTATGTACGGCACATTTGTCGTTGAAGACCACAATGAGTAA